GCTCGCAGAACCGGGGGATCTGGATGCCGAGCAGCTCGGCGGCCCGGATGATCAGCGTGCCCTTCGGCACCTCGATCTCGAAGCCGTCGATGGTGCAGGAGACCATCTCCTCACGCTTCTCCACCGCCGACTTGTCGTCGGTGACGGTCACTTGGCACCTCCCCAGAGGGTGGACTTGGCCGGGTCGAACGGGCAGCCGCCCTGCTCGAAGTGCTGGAGGTACTCGTCCCGGAACAACTTGATCGACGACATGACCGGGCTGGTCGCGCCGTCGCCGAGGGCGCAGAACGTGCGGCCGAGCATGTTGTCGGAGATGTCCATCAGGGTCTCGAGGTCCTCCTCGGTGCCCTGACCCTCCTCGAGCCGCTTGAGCATCAGCTTGTACCAGTAGGTGCCCTCGCGGCACGGCGTGCACTTGCCGCACGACTCGTGCGCGTAGAACTCCGACCAGCGCAGCACGGCGCGGACGACGCACGTGGTCTCGTCGAAGATCTGCAGCGCGCGGGTGCCGAGCATCGACCCGGCGCCGCCGACGGACTCGAAGTCCAGCGGCACGTCCAGGTGCTCGTCGGTCAGGATCGGGGTGGACGACCCGCCGGGCGTCCAGAACTTCAGCCGGTGCCCCGCGCGGATGCCGCCCGCCATGTCGAGCAGCTCCCGCAGCGTGATCCCGAGCGGCGCCTCGTACTGGCCGGGCCGCGTCACGTGCCCGGACAGCGAGAAGATCCCGAACCCCTGGGACTTCTCGGTGCCCATCGAGGCGAACCACTCCGGCCCGTTCTCGACGATCGAGGGAACCGACGAGATCGACTCGACGTTGTTGATGACGGTGGGGCCGCCGTACAGGCCCGCCACGGCGGGGAAGGGCGGCTTCAGCCTGGGCCAGCCGCGGAACCCCTCCAGCGAGTCCAGCAGCGCCGTCTCCTCGCCGCAGATGTAGGCGCCCGCACCGGTGTGGACGACGATGTCCAGGTCGTAGCCGGACCCGAGGATGTCCTTGCCGAGGTACCCGGCCTCGTACGCCTCCGCGACCGCCTGGTACAGCCGGCGGATCACGTGCAGCACCTCGCCGCGCACGTAGATGAACGCGAGGTTCGACTTGATGGCGTACGAGCTGATGATGGTGCCCTCGACGAGCACGTGCGGGTTGGCCATCATCAGCGGGATGTCCTTGCACGTGCCCGGCTCGGACTCGTCGGCGTTCACGACCAGGTAGCGCGGGTTCGGGCTGTCCGGCGGCAGGAAGCCCCACTTCATGCCGGTGGGGAAGCCCGCGCCGCCCCGGCCGCGGAGGCCGGAGTCCTTCACGGCCTGGACGATCTCGTCCGGCTCCATCCGGAACGCCTTGCGCAGCGCCCGGTAGCCGCCGCCGCGCTCGTAGCCCTCGCGGGTGAACGAGTCGGCCTGGTCCCAGTTCCTGGTGAGGACCGGTGTCAGGGTGGTCACTTGCTCCGTCCCTCCTGGCTGCCGGGCTTGGCCTCCCCGGGGATCGGCTCGCCCGGCTCGTGCGGCGGCGGCGAGATCTGCTCGGGCCGCACCGGCTCGTCGGGCCGCTCGCGGTCGACGTCGGCGGGCGGCGCCTCCCAGCCCCGCTCGCGCGCCAGCTCCAGCCCGCGCAGCGACTCCGGCCCGGCCTGCACGCCCTCGCCGGCGCGGCCGTCGGGGAAGCCCGCGAGGATGCGGGACGCCTCCCGCCACGTGGCGAGGTGCTCGGGACCGCGGGTGGGCAGCACCGGCCGCCCCGCGCGCAGGTCGTCGACGAGCTTCTTGGCCTTCTCGGGAGTCATGTTGTCGAAGAACTCCCAGTTGACCATCATCACCGGGGCGAAGTCGCAGGCCGCGTTGCACTCGATCCGCTCGATGCTGACCTTGCCGTCCGGGGTGGTCTCGTCGTTGCCGAGCCCCGTGTGCTCGCTCAGCTCGTCCCAGATCTGGTCGCCGCCCATGATGGCGCACAGGGTGTTGATGCAGACGCCGACGTGGTACTCGCCGACCGGCTTCTGCTTGTACTGCGTGTAGAACGTCACGACGCCCGTCACCTGCGCGGGCGTGATGCCGAGCTGCTCCGCGCAGAACTCGATGCCGTCCTGCGTGACGTGCCCGTCCTCGGACTGGACGAGGTGCAGGAGCGGGAGCAGCGCCGACCTCGGCCGCGGATAGCGGCTGATGATCTGCTTGGCGTCGCGCTCCAGCCGCTCCCGGACCTCCGGGTCGTACGTCATCGGTCCACACCCCCCATGACCGGGTCGAGGCTGGCCACCGCGGCGATGATGTCGGCGACCATGCCGCCCTCCGACATCGCCGGGATGGCCTGCAGGTTGACGAAGGACGGGTCACGGAAGTGCGCCCGGAACGGGCGGGTCCCCCCGTCGCTGACCAGGTGCGCGCCCAGCTCCCCGCGCGGGGACTCGATCGGCACGTACGCCTGACCGGCCGGGACCCGGAAGCCCTCGGTCACCAGCTTGAAGTGGTGGATCAGGGCCTCCATCGAGGTGCCCATGATGTGCGCGATGTGCCGGGGCGAGTTGCCCAGGCCGTCCGCGCCCATCGCCAGCTGCGCCGGCCAGCCGATCTTCTTGTCCTCGATCATGACCGGGCCCTTGGTGCTCTGGAGCCGGTCCAGGCACTGCTCGATGATCTTGAGGGACTCCTCCATCTCGTCCATGCGGACGAGGTAGCGGCCGTACACGTCGCAGGTGTCCTGCGTGGCGACCTCGAAGTCGTAGGTCTCGTAACCGCAGTACGGTTGCGACTTGCGCAGGTCCCACGGCAGCCCGGTCGCGCGCAGCACCGGCCCGGTGACGCCGAGCGCCATGCACCCGGTCAGGTCGAGGTACGCGATGTCCTTCGTCCGCGCCAGGTAGATCGGGTTCTCGTCCAGCAGCTTGCGCAGCGCCTGGATCCGCTTCGGCATCCGGTCCAGGTAGTCGCGGATCTTGCTGGTCGCGCCGCTCGGCAGGTCCTGCGCCACGCCGCCCGGCCGGATGTAGGCGTGGTTCATCCGCAGGCCCGTGATCTCCTCGAACAGGTCGAGGGTGTACTCGCGCTCGAGGAACCCGTTGAGCATCACGGTCGTCGCGCCGAGCTCGAGGCCGAACGTCGCGGTCGCCACCAGGTGCGAGGAGATCCGGTTCAGCTCCATCATCATCACGCGGATGATCTGGGCCCGCTCCGGGATCTGGTCCTCGATGCCGAGGAGCCGCTCCACGCTGAGGCAGTACGCCGTCTCGTTGAACAGCGGCGCCAGGTAGTCCATCCGGGTGCAGAACGTGGTGCCCTGCGTCCAGGTGCGGAACTCCATGTTCTTCTCGATGCCGGTGTGCAGGTAGCCGATGTTCACCCGCACCTCGGTCACCGTCTCGCCGTCCAGCGTGAGGATGAGCCGGAGCACGCCGTGCGTGGACGGGTGCTGCGGCCCCATGTTGACGACGAGGCGCTCGTCGTCGGCCTCCTCCGCGCCGGCGACGACCTGGTCCCAGTCCCCTCCGCCGACGTCGAAGACCTTGCCCTCCGCCGCCTCCTCGGCGGCGTAGGCGTCGTACTCGGTGTACTTGGTCGAGCTCATGCGTACGACCGCCTTTCGTCCGGCGGGGGAACCTCCGCACCTCGGTACTCGACGGGGATGCCGCCGAGCGGGTAGTCCTTGCGCTGCGGATGCCCCACCCAGTCGTCGGGCATCTCGATGCGCGTGAGCGCGGGATGACCGTCGAAGATGATCCCGAAGAAGTCGTAGGTCTCGCGCTCGTGCCAGTCGGCCGTCGGGTAGACGGGGACCAGCGACGGGATGTGGGGGTCGGCGTCCGGGCAGGTCGTCTCCAGCCGGATCCGCCGGTTGTGGGTGATCGACAGCAGGTGCGTGACCGCGTGCAGCTCCGCGCCCTCGTCCTGCGGGTAGTGGACGCCCGACACGCCCGAGCACAGCTCGAAGCGCAGGTCCGGCTCGTCCCGCAGGGTGCGCGCCACCTCGCGCAGGTGCTCGCGCTTGACGTAGAACGTCAGCTCGCCGCGGTGCACGACGACCCGCTCGATCGCGTCGCCGTAGTCGGGGTAGGCGCGCTCCAGCGCGTCGGCGACCTCGTCGAACTCGCCGGGCTCGGCCGCGCCGCCGGGGCCGCCGTAGGGCCGCGGCGTCGACACCTTCGGGCTCTGCCGGACGACGAGGCCGCCGTAGCCGGAGGTGTCGCCGGTCGTCTTCGCGCCGAACATCCCCCTGCGGACGATCGGCTGCTCCCGGCGCTCCTCCTCGCTGTGCGCGGGCAGCCGGTCGGCGGCCTGCTCGGCCCGCTGCTCCGGGTGCTCCGAACTCATCGCACGCCCCCCTGTCCCAGCAGCGGAAGCCGGCGGCGCTTCGCCTCTTCCAGTTCGGCGATCTGCTTCTTGCGCTGCGCGCCGAGCTTGGTGTTCTGGATCTGGTCGTGCAGCTTCACGATGGAGTCGATCAGCATCTCCGGCCGCGGCGGGCAGCCGGGCAGGTAGATGTCCACCGGGACGATGTGGTCGACGCCCTGCACGATCGCGTAATTGTTGAACATGCCGCCCGACGAGGCGCACACGCCCATCGCGATGACCCACTTCGGCTCGGTCATCTGGTCGTAGATCTGCCGCAGCACCGGCGCCATCTTCTGGCTCACCCGGCCCGCGACGATCATCAGGTCGGCCTGCCGCGGCGTCGCCGACGCGCGCTCCATGCCCCACCGGGAGAAGTCGTGCCGGGGGTCGCCGGTGGCCATCATCTCGATCGCGCAGCAGGCGAGGCCGAACGTCGCCGGCCACACCGAGCTCTTGCGCGCCCAACCCGCGACCTGCTCGACCGTGGTCAGCAGGAAGCCGCTGGGAAGTTTCTCCTCAAGACCCATTTGCTCTACCCCCGCTCCGCTCCGGCGCGCACGACGGTGCGCGCCTCCCTCGTCGCAGGCTCCTCAGTCCAGCGCGCACGGCGCGCCTGCGCGTCGCTCATCAATCCCACTCCAGACCGCCGCGGCGCCACACGTAGGCGTACGCGACGAGAACGGCGACGATGAAGAGGACCATCTCGATCAGGGCGAACATCCCCATCCGGTCGAACGCGACCGCCCAGGGGTAGAGGAAGATGATCTCGATGTCGAAGATGATGAACAACATCGCCGTTACGTAATACTTGATCGGAAAGCGCCCGCCGCCCACCGGTTGCGGCGTAGGCTCGATGCCGCACTCGTAGGCGTCGAGCCTCGCCCTGTTCCAGCGCTTCGGGCCCGTGAGCGAGGCCATCACCACCGAGAAGGCTGCGAACCCGAAGGCGAGCACCCCGAGTGCTATGAGGGGAATATAGAGATCCATGCTCTACGGCCTCTCCACAGAACGTACGTCGTTGTACGGGACGGCCACGCCGCGGCCCGCAACCCTAGCCAAGGTGATCAATGGCGCTCCCCTCAGGGGGTCGGCTCATGCACTGTAGTCCGCTCACCTGCGGAACCCTGAATCGCGGACGGGGATCGAAGATGCAGGTCACGTCGCTCATGCCGCTGGAGCCACCTTCTGCATCGCGTTGATGACGCGGTCCATCGCGTCCCCGCCCTTGGGGTCGGTCAGGTTCGCCAGCAGCTTGAGCGTGAACCGCATCAGCGTCGGGTGGGGCAGCCCGTGCGCGGTGAGGAACTTCATCACGCGCGGGTCGCCGATGGCCTGGACGAACAGCCGGGCCAGCGTGAAGTAGCCGCCGTGCTGGTCCTTCAGGATGCGGGGGTACTCGTACAGCGTCCGCTCGCGCTGGGCCGGGGTGCGGCGCGCGAGCGCCTGCACCATGATGTCGGCGGCCAGCCGGCCGGACTCCAGCGCGTAGTCGATGCCCTCCCCGTTGAACGGGTTGACCATGCCGCCGGCGTCGCCGACCAGCAGCATCCCGCGGGTGTAGTGCGGCTGCCGGTTGAAGCCCATCGGCAGCGCCGCGCCGCGGATCTTCGAGGTCGCGTGGTCCTCGTCGAACTGCCACTCCTCCGGCATCTGCGCGCACCAGCGCTTCAGCATCCCGCGGTAGTCGACGTTCTGGAACGCCTTGCTGGTGTTGAGGAGGCCGAGACCGACGTTGGACGTGCCGTCCCCGACGCCGAACACCCAGCCGTAGCCGGGCAGGAGGCGCTCGCCGTCCCACAGCTCCAGCCACGCCTCCATGTAGTCGTCGTCGTGCCGGGGCGTCCGGAAGTACCGCCGGACCGCGACGCCCATCGGCCGGTCCTCGCGCCGCCGCAGCCCCATCGCGAGGGAGAGCCGGGTCGAGTTGCCGTCGGCGGCGACGACCAGCGGCGCGTGGAACTCGACCTCCTCGCCCTCGTACCGGGCGGTGACGCCGGTGATGCGGTCGGTGCGCTCGTCGAGGATCGGGCCGGTCACCGTGCAGCCCTGCAGCAGCCGTGCGCCGGCCTTGGCGGCGTGCTCGGCGAGCAGCTGGTCGAAGTCGGTGCGCTTGCGGACGAGCCCGAAGTCGGGGAAAGTGGCGAGCTCCGGCCACGGCAGCTCCACCTTGACGCCGCCGCCGTAGATGCGCAGTCCCTTGTTGCGGCCCCAGCCGGGGCCGTTGACGTCGACGCCCATGCCGATGAGGGCGCGGACGGCGCGCGGCGTGAGCCCGTCGCCGCAGATCTTGTCGCGGGGGAAGGTGGCCTTCTCCAGCAGGAACACCTCGAGGCCGGCCTGCGCCAGCCAATAAGCGGTCGACGATCCGGCGGGGCCTGCCCCGACGACGATGACATCTGCGTGTCGGGCGGAGTCGGTCACTTCGGTTCCTCTTCAGCTCGTTCGCTTGTGAAGTGCTTCACAAGGATCCGGTGGGGAGTCTATTCCTTTATCGCGACTGGTGCGTACTTCCGTGCGGTCCGAATCTGGATCGGTCCCGGTCGCGGGGCACCGCCGCGGCTCACCCGGGATTGACCGCGCGGTGCAGCGCGGCCACCCCGAACGTGAGATTTCGCCAGCGCACCTCGTCCCAGCCCGCGTCCTGGAGCAGCCGCGCCAGCGCCGCCTGGTCGGGCCAGGCGAGCGTCGACTCGGCGAGGTAGCGGTACGAGTCGGGGTTCGAGCTGACCCGCGCCAGCAGCGGCAGCCCGAACCGCAGGTGCGCCCGGTGCCCGAGCGCCAGCAGGGGGTTCGGGGGGTGGCTCACCTCGCAGACCACCAGCCGCCCGCCCGGCCGGGTGACCCGGCGCAGCTCCCGCAGCGCCCGGCCCGTGTCGGCGACGTTCCGCAGCCCGAACGAGATCGTCACCCCGTCGAACGCGCCGTCGGCGAACGGCAGCCGCAGGGCGTCCCCCGCCACGAAGCCGAGGCGCGGCACGCCACGCTGCCGCCGCACCCCGACCCGCAGCATGCCGAGCGAGAAGTCGCAGGCCACGGTGTGGGCGCCCGCCTCGGCGAACGGCACCGAGGAGGTGCCGGTCCCGGCCGCGAGGTCGAGGATGCGCTCGCCCGGGCGCG
The sequence above is drawn from the Actinomadura hallensis genome and encodes:
- the nuoF gene encoding NADH-quinone oxidoreductase subunit NuoF, which produces MTTLTPVLTRNWDQADSFTREGYERGGGYRALRKAFRMEPDEIVQAVKDSGLRGRGGAGFPTGMKWGFLPPDSPNPRYLVVNADESEPGTCKDIPLMMANPHVLVEGTIISSYAIKSNLAFIYVRGEVLHVIRRLYQAVAEAYEAGYLGKDILGSGYDLDIVVHTGAGAYICGEETALLDSLEGFRGWPRLKPPFPAVAGLYGGPTVINNVESISSVPSIVENGPEWFASMGTEKSQGFGIFSLSGHVTRPGQYEAPLGITLRELLDMAGGIRAGHRLKFWTPGGSSTPILTDEHLDVPLDFESVGGAGSMLGTRALQIFDETTCVVRAVLRWSEFYAHESCGKCTPCREGTYWYKLMLKRLEEGQGTEEDLETLMDISDNMLGRTFCALGDGATSPVMSSIKLFRDEYLQHFEQGGCPFDPAKSTLWGGAK
- the nuoE gene encoding NADH-quinone oxidoreductase subunit NuoE — translated: MTYDPEVRERLERDAKQIISRYPRPRSALLPLLHLVQSEDGHVTQDGIEFCAEQLGITPAQVTGVVTFYTQYKQKPVGEYHVGVCINTLCAIMGGDQIWDELSEHTGLGNDETTPDGKVSIERIECNAACDFAPVMMVNWEFFDNMTPEKAKKLVDDLRAGRPVLPTRGPEHLATWREASRILAGFPDGRAGEGVQAGPESLRGLELARERGWEAPPADVDRERPDEPVRPEQISPPPHEPGEPIPGEAKPGSQEGRSK
- a CDS encoding NADH-quinone oxidoreductase subunit D, whose translation is MSSTKYTEYDAYAAEEAAEGKVFDVGGGDWDQVVAGAEEADDERLVVNMGPQHPSTHGVLRLILTLDGETVTEVRVNIGYLHTGIEKNMEFRTWTQGTTFCTRMDYLAPLFNETAYCLSVERLLGIEDQIPERAQIIRVMMMELNRISSHLVATATFGLELGATTVMLNGFLEREYTLDLFEEITGLRMNHAYIRPGGVAQDLPSGATSKIRDYLDRMPKRIQALRKLLDENPIYLARTKDIAYLDLTGCMALGVTGPVLRATGLPWDLRKSQPYCGYETYDFEVATQDTCDVYGRYLVRMDEMEESLKIIEQCLDRLQSTKGPVMIEDKKIGWPAQLAMGADGLGNSPRHIAHIMGTSMEALIHHFKLVTEGFRVPAGQAYVPIESPRGELGAHLVSDGGTRPFRAHFRDPSFVNLQAIPAMSEGGMVADIIAAVASLDPVMGGVDR
- a CDS encoding NADH-quinone oxidoreductase subunit C, yielding MSSEHPEQRAEQAADRLPAHSEEERREQPIVRRGMFGAKTTGDTSGYGGLVVRQSPKVSTPRPYGGPGGAAEPGEFDEVADALERAYPDYGDAIERVVVHRGELTFYVKREHLREVARTLRDEPDLRFELCSGVSGVHYPQDEGAELHAVTHLLSITHNRRIRLETTCPDADPHIPSLVPVYPTADWHERETYDFFGIIFDGHPALTRIEMPDDWVGHPQRKDYPLGGIPVEYRGAEVPPPDERRSYA
- a CDS encoding NuoB/complex I 20 kDa subunit family protein, which produces MGLEEKLPSGFLLTTVEQVAGWARKSSVWPATFGLACCAIEMMATGDPRHDFSRWGMERASATPRQADLMIVAGRVSQKMAPVLRQIYDQMTEPKWVIAMGVCASSGGMFNNYAIVQGVDHIVPVDIYLPGCPPRPEMLIDSIVKLHDQIQNTKLGAQRKKQIAELEEAKRRRLPLLGQGGVR
- a CDS encoding NADH-quinone oxidoreductase subunit A, whose translation is MDLYIPLIALGVLAFGFAAFSVVMASLTGPKRWNRARLDAYECGIEPTPQPVGGGRFPIKYYVTAMLFIIFDIEIIFLYPWAVAFDRMGMFALIEMVLFIVAVLVAYAYVWRRGGLEWD
- a CDS encoding geranylgeranyl reductase family protein produces the protein MTDSARHADVIVVGAGPAGSSTAYWLAQAGLEVFLLEKATFPRDKICGDGLTPRAVRALIGMGVDVNGPGWGRNKGLRIYGGGVKVELPWPELATFPDFGLVRKRTDFDQLLAEHAAKAGARLLQGCTVTGPILDERTDRITGVTARYEGEEVEFHAPLVVAADGNSTRLSLAMGLRRREDRPMGVAVRRYFRTPRHDDDYMEAWLELWDGERLLPGYGWVFGVGDGTSNVGLGLLNTSKAFQNVDYRGMLKRWCAQMPEEWQFDEDHATSKIRGAALPMGFNRQPHYTRGMLLVGDAGGMVNPFNGEGIDYALESGRLAADIMVQALARRTPAQRERTLYEYPRILKDQHGGYFTLARLFVQAIGDPRVMKFLTAHGLPHPTLMRFTLKLLANLTDPKGGDAMDRVINAMQKVAPAA
- a CDS encoding demethylmenaquinone methyltransferase; amino-acid sequence: MTRASLDKKPADVAAMFDGTAERYDLLNTLMTAGRDRRWRRETVRALGARPGERILDLAAGTGTSSVPFAEAGAHTVACDFSLGMLRVGVRRQRGVPRLGFVAGDALRLPFADGAFDGVTISFGLRNVADTGRALRELRRVTRPGGRLVVCEVSHPPNPLLALGHRAHLRFGLPLLARVSSNPDSYRYLAESTLAWPDQAALARLLQDAGWDEVRWRNLTFGVAALHRAVNPG